Proteins from a single region of Geovibrio ferrireducens:
- the uvrA gene encoding excinuclease ABC subunit UvrA, with amino-acid sequence MTRHSTNDNIIIKGARQHNLKNIDLEIPKNKLVVITGVSGSGKSTLAFDTLYAEGQRRYVESLSAYARQFLELMEKPDVDSIDFLSPAISIEQKSISKNPRSTVGTITEIYDYMRLLYARVGDVHCPSCGKKVESYSVQQIVDFITSHPDDARVEIYSPIVRGKKGEYKKVFEKLLKDGFVRVLVDGEQRRLEEEIDLDKKIKHSISVSIDRLKLKEGLQRRLADSVETALKLSEGLAEIDVNGETRLFSEKFACPECNISIEEIEPRSFSFNNPFGACPECEGLGEKSVFDMDAIVPDPSLSIRDGALKPWEQFDNFHHYNTLVAISQQFGIDMNKPFSKLTEAEKEIMLNGSETPLKLETFRGEKKVQYEKKFDGVVGWLREKLYSDNMTDRETARRFMASMDCPVCKGARLKPTSLAVTVGGRNIYDTSELNITEALDFFNGIHLEGFKKEVADKINTEIKRRLSFLKDVGLEYITLSRKSSTLSGGEAQRIRLATQIGSGLTGVLYVLDEPSIGLHQRDNDMLIATLKNLRDIGNSVLVVEHDEDTIAACDHVIDMGPGAGRKGGHIVFSGRPEEIRHCEASLTGAYLSGVKEIEVPKRKKADKKRILALKGAKEHNLKDVDIEIPLGLMVCVTGVSGSGKSTLIMDTLYPALMKRLHGTGMRGGVFTEITGTEHIDKVIDIDQSPIGRTPRSNPSTYTGIFTDMRDLFAQTPDAKKRGYKAGRFSFNVRYGRCETCQGEGYIKIEMHFLPDMYVKCDACGGKRYNRDTLDIRYKDKNISDVLDMTVNQAFEFFENVPKLKNKLEVLVNVGLGYIKLGQPATTLSGGEAQRVKLAKELMKRPTGKTVYIFDEPTTGLHFDDINKLVKIFRALTESGNTVIIIEHNLDVIKCADHIIDLGPEGGDGGGTIIFKGTPEKCAECTESYTGRYLKRKL; translated from the coding sequence ATGACAAGACACAGTACGAATGACAACATAATCATCAAAGGCGCAAGGCAGCACAACCTAAAAAACATCGATCTTGAAATTCCTAAAAACAAACTTGTGGTAATAACCGGAGTCAGCGGCTCCGGCAAGTCCACCCTTGCCTTTGACACACTCTACGCCGAAGGGCAGAGGAGATATGTGGAATCTCTCTCCGCATATGCGAGGCAGTTCCTTGAACTCATGGAAAAGCCCGATGTGGATTCAATCGACTTCCTCTCCCCCGCCATAAGTATAGAGCAGAAATCGATCAGCAAAAACCCCCGCTCCACGGTGGGGACAATAACCGAGATTTATGACTACATGCGCCTCCTTTATGCCCGTGTGGGGGATGTACATTGCCCGTCCTGCGGCAAAAAGGTGGAGAGCTACTCTGTTCAGCAGATAGTGGACTTCATAACCTCACACCCTGACGATGCCAGAGTGGAGATATACTCCCCCATAGTCAGAGGTAAAAAAGGCGAATATAAAAAGGTATTCGAAAAACTCCTCAAGGACGGCTTCGTCCGAGTACTGGTTGACGGTGAGCAGAGAAGGCTTGAGGAAGAGATAGACCTTGATAAAAAAATAAAGCACTCAATAAGCGTCTCCATAGACAGGCTTAAGCTGAAAGAAGGCCTCCAGCGCAGACTGGCTGATTCGGTGGAGACCGCCCTGAAGCTCTCCGAAGGGCTGGCGGAGATAGATGTCAACGGCGAAACACGCCTTTTTTCAGAGAAATTCGCCTGTCCCGAATGCAATATAAGCATAGAGGAGATAGAGCCCCGCAGCTTCTCATTCAACAACCCTTTCGGCGCATGTCCGGAATGCGAAGGTCTGGGTGAGAAATCGGTCTTTGATATGGACGCTATTGTCCCTGACCCTTCATTAAGCATTAGGGACGGCGCGCTCAAGCCATGGGAGCAGTTTGACAACTTTCACCATTACAACACACTGGTAGCCATATCCCAGCAGTTCGGCATTGACATGAACAAACCCTTCTCAAAGCTTACAGAGGCGGAAAAGGAGATAATGCTCAACGGAAGCGAAACTCCCCTTAAGCTGGAAACATTTCGAGGCGAAAAGAAGGTTCAGTACGAGAAAAAGTTTGACGGTGTTGTGGGTTGGCTCCGTGAAAAGCTCTACTCCGACAACATGACCGACAGGGAAACGGCGCGCAGATTCATGGCCTCCATGGACTGCCCTGTATGCAAAGGGGCAAGGCTCAAGCCAACCAGCCTTGCAGTAACCGTGGGCGGCAGAAATATATACGACACATCAGAGCTTAACATCACGGAAGCTCTGGACTTTTTCAATGGGATCCACCTTGAGGGCTTTAAAAAAGAGGTGGCAGACAAAATCAACACAGAGATAAAGCGCCGCCTCAGCTTCCTTAAGGATGTTGGGCTCGAATACATAACCCTCTCAAGGAAATCATCCACACTCTCCGGCGGAGAGGCGCAGAGAATAAGACTCGCCACCCAGATAGGCTCAGGGCTGACAGGTGTTCTCTATGTTCTGGATGAGCCTTCCATAGGGCTTCACCAGCGTGACAACGATATGCTTATCGCCACGCTGAAAAACCTCCGCGACATAGGCAACTCTGTCCTCGTGGTTGAGCATGACGAGGACACCATAGCCGCCTGTGACCATGTAATAGACATGGGCCCCGGCGCAGGGCGCAAGGGCGGCCACATTGTTTTCAGCGGCAGACCGGAGGAGATACGCCACTGCGAGGCATCCCTCACCGGGGCTTACCTCAGCGGAGTCAAAGAGATAGAGGTTCCCAAACGAAAAAAGGCCGATAAAAAGCGTATCCTCGCACTGAAAGGAGCCAAGGAGCACAACCTCAAGGATGTGGATATTGAAATACCCCTTGGGCTGATGGTCTGCGTAACAGGGGTGAGCGGCTCCGGCAAGTCAACACTCATAATGGACACACTTTACCCCGCGCTGATGAAACGCCTCCACGGAACAGGGATGCGCGGCGGGGTATTCACCGAAATCACAGGGACGGAGCACATAGACAAAGTGATCGACATAGATCAGAGTCCGATCGGGCGCACGCCCCGCTCTAACCCATCCACCTATACGGGAATTTTCACCGATATGCGCGATCTCTTCGCCCAGACGCCGGACGCGAAAAAACGCGGCTACAAGGCGGGAAGGTTCAGCTTCAACGTCCGCTACGGACGCTGCGAAACCTGTCAGGGTGAGGGGTACATCAAAATTGAGATGCACTTCCTCCCGGATATGTACGTTAAATGTGATGCCTGCGGCGGGAAGAGATACAACCGTGACACGCTGGACATCCGCTATAAAGATAAAAATATCTCAGATGTGCTTGATATGACAGTGAATCAGGCATTTGAGTTTTTCGAAAATGTGCCGAAATTAAAGAATAAGCTTGAGGTTCTTGTCAATGTAGGTCTGGGCTATATTAAGCTCGGCCAGCCTGCAACAACCCTTTCCGGCGGAGAAGCCCAGAGGGTGAAACTCGCAAAGGAGCTGATGAAGCGCCCCACGGGAAAAACAGTTTATATTTTTGATGAACCTACAACAGGGCTGCATTTCGATGATATAAACAAGCTTGTGAAAATTTTCAGGGCTTTGACCGAAAGCGGAAATACTGTTATCATCATTGAGCATAACCTTGATGTTATCAAATGTGCCGACCATATTATCGACCTCGGACCCGAAGGCGGCGACGGGGGAGGAACAATAATTTTCAAGGGTACTCCCGAAAAGTGCGCCGAATGCACCGAATCCTACACGGGAAGATACCTGAAAAGGAAACTGTAG
- a CDS encoding N-acetylmuramoyl-L-alanine amidase, with translation MKKKNLLLILILLASFASAFAEGLIDKYNSAKNDLAYIEKSSKVTRKSYENVADRFFQIYSVQPSGALADDALHYTAQTYYRSYKRFNSRDDLLKTIRNLNLLAVNYNTRLASLAYIQLADIYIASKDYPSARFTLNKMLIKFPKSEDTPAAKNKLEQINELIAAAERKDRTVVPPAAPPVLASLPEENLPPAVPELKSNPASAAGTVSQPAVKSTDSFYTDQAASDQKAGENYYGVKAGGTSDKVVKSIRHFAASDYTRVVIDLNKPTEFMKHWLRENPEFNKPPRLFIDLQTDSIDASIPKEIDIKDGLLRSVRWAPNRPGVTRIVLDSDNVKDFTVFAMSNPDRIVIDVSNQGIDNKQPETLRTAERNITNDRDLSKTTLASVFGLKVRRIVIDAGHGGKDPGASYYGLKEKDIVLDIALELERLFKQNTDLEVHLTRRTDVFIPLEERTAIANRLKADIFVSVHVNASRNKNSSGLETFVLNVTKDQSALEVAAAENMATEKSMSDLQGILKDIMLNSKLEESLLLAAKAQESLTQSVYGTANHKNNRGVKQAPFYVLVGAKMPSILVEAGFISNREEAEMLKSSAHRKKIAYGIFQGLQNYIELHK, from the coding sequence GTGAAGAAGAAAAACCTTTTACTGATTTTAATTCTGCTTGCATCCTTCGCATCCGCGTTTGCGGAGGGGCTGATTGACAAGTACAACTCGGCCAAGAATGACCTCGCCTACATAGAAAAGTCTTCCAAAGTCACACGAAAATCCTATGAGAATGTGGCTGACAGGTTTTTCCAGATATATTCCGTTCAGCCCTCAGGGGCGCTGGCGGATGATGCCCTGCACTACACAGCGCAGACATACTACAGAAGCTACAAACGCTTTAACAGCAGGGATGATCTCCTGAAAACAATCAGAAACCTCAACCTGCTGGCGGTTAACTACAACACAAGGCTGGCATCCCTTGCGTATATCCAGCTTGCCGACATCTACATAGCAAGCAAGGATTACCCCTCGGCTAGATTCACTCTGAACAAGATGCTCATTAAGTTCCCTAAATCGGAAGACACTCCGGCAGCAAAGAACAAACTGGAGCAGATAAACGAACTCATAGCCGCGGCGGAAAGAAAGGACCGCACAGTTGTACCGCCTGCCGCACCCCCTGTTCTGGCTTCGCTTCCTGAGGAAAATCTTCCTCCCGCAGTGCCCGAACTCAAGTCAAACCCGGCCTCAGCAGCTGGCACAGTTTCACAGCCCGCAGTTAAAAGCACAGACAGCTTTTACACAGATCAGGCTGCATCAGACCAGAAAGCAGGTGAAAATTACTACGGCGTTAAGGCGGGCGGAACCAGCGACAAGGTGGTGAAAAGCATACGCCACTTCGCCGCAAGCGACTACACCAGAGTGGTCATAGACCTGAACAAACCCACGGAGTTCATGAAGCACTGGCTCAGGGAAAACCCTGAGTTCAACAAGCCGCCGAGGCTCTTCATAGACCTCCAGACCGACTCAATAGATGCCTCCATCCCTAAGGAGATAGACATAAAAGACGGCCTGCTCCGCTCTGTGCGCTGGGCTCCGAACCGTCCCGGCGTTACACGCATTGTTCTGGACAGCGACAATGTTAAGGACTTCACTGTCTTCGCCATGAGCAACCCGGACAGAATAGTCATAGACGTAAGCAATCAGGGTATAGACAACAAACAGCCGGAAACACTGAGAACAGCGGAGAGAAACATAACCAATGACCGTGATCTCTCAAAGACGACTCTGGCAAGTGTTTTCGGTCTTAAGGTGCGCCGCATAGTGATCGATGCCGGTCACGGCGGAAAAGACCCCGGAGCCTCATATTACGGGCTTAAGGAAAAGGATATAGTCCTCGACATCGCCCTTGAGCTTGAAAGACTGTTCAAGCAGAACACAGATCTTGAGGTGCACCTCACCAGAAGGACGGATGTGTTCATCCCGCTTGAAGAAAGAACAGCCATAGCGAACAGGCTTAAGGCGGATATTTTTGTATCTGTGCATGTCAATGCCAGCAGAAACAAAAACAGCAGCGGGCTTGAAACCTTTGTGCTTAACGTAACCAAAGATCAGTCGGCTCTGGAAGTCGCTGCGGCGGAAAACATGGCCACGGAAAAATCCATGAGCGACCTTCAGGGAATCCTGAAAGATATAATGCTGAACTCCAAGCTTGAGGAATCGCTCCTGCTCGCTGCCAAGGCACAGGAATCACTCACTCAGTCGGTTTACGGAACGGCAAACCACAAAAACAACAGAGGGGTCAAACAGGCTCCGTTCTATGTTCTTGTCGGTGCGAAGATGCCCTCCATACTGGTTGAGGCGGGCTTCATCTCAAACAGGGAGGAAGCTGAGATGCTGAAAAGCAGTGCCCACAGAAAGAAGATAGCCTACGGTATTTTTCAGGGCTTACAGAACTATATAGAACTTCATAAGTAA